In Myotis daubentonii chromosome 16, mMyoDau2.1, whole genome shotgun sequence, one DNA window encodes the following:
- the LOC132218766 gene encoding large ribosomal subunit protein uL16-like — MGRRPARCYRYCKNKPYPKSRFCRGVPDAKIRIFDLGRKKAKVDEFPLCGHMVSDEYEQLSSEALEAARICANKYMVKSCGKDGFHIRVRLHPFHVIRINKMLSCAGADRLQTGMRGAFGKPQGTVARVHIGQVIMSIRTKLQNKEHVIEALRRAKFKFPGRQKIHISKKWGFTKFNADEFEDLVVKKRLIPDGCGVKYIPNRGPLDKWRALHS, encoded by the coding sequence ATGGGTCGCCGCCCTGCCCGGTGTTACCGGTATTGTAAGAACAAGCCGTACCCAAAGTCTCGCTTCTGCCGAGGTGTCCCTGATGCCAAGATCCGCATCTTTGACCTGGGGCGAAAGAAGGCGAAAGTGGATGAGTTCCCACTCTGTGGCCACATGGTGTCAGACGAATACGAGCAGCTCTCCTCCGAAGCCCTGGAGGCCGCCCGCATTTGTGCCAACAAGTACATGGTGAAAAGTTGTGGCAAAGATGGCTTTCACATCCGAGTGCGGCTCCACCCCTTCCACGTCATCCGCATCAACAAGATGCTGTCCTGTGCTGGGGCTGACAGGCTCCAGACAGGCATGCGGGGTGCCTTTGGAAAGCCCCAAGGCACCGTGGCCAGAGTCCACATTGGCCAAGTCATCATGTCCATCCGCACCAAGCTGCAGAACAAGGAGCACGTGATCGAGGCCCTACGCAGAGCCAAGTTCAAGTTCCCTGGCCGCCAGAAGATCCACATCTCCAAGAAGTGGGGCTTTACTAAGTTTAATGCCGATGAGTTCGAAGACCTGGTGGTCAAGAAGCGCCTCATCCCTGATGGCTGTGGGGTCAAGTACATCCCTAATCGTGGTCCCCTGGACAAGTGGCGAGCCCTGCACTCGTGA